The segment CCCTCACCTGCCCCGCACCAAGCCCTGAACCTCAAAGTCAACCagacttcctccctctccttccatcttcttcttcttctttctcccaGTCTCCAACACTGAGCTATGGCAGGGCGAGGCGGACCAGCACGGACCAACGGCACTGCGGCGAGCAACAAGATCTGCCAGTTTAAGCTTGTGCTATTGGGGGAGTCGGCGGTGGGGAAATCCAGCTTGGTGCTGCGTTTTGTCAAAGGCCAGTTCCACGAGTACCAGGAGAGCACCATCGGAGGTGAGGAGTTTGTGTTAGATTTTCAGCATCAGATCTTCTCTCTGCTCTTATTTCACTCGCCTTATGACTGTACATCTCCACAGCTGTTATTTACAGCTGAGACGACTCTGTctcatgataataatagtaataataatacaaataataataataattttatttgtagagcacttttcaaaaaccaagttacaaagtgctttacataggcagcaaaatcaaacaggcagatcacaaaaacacacaagtcaagataaagaaataaaacattttaaaagacataaaattcccctaaaaaaactctaaaggaatgaaattattttaaaatgtatttcttaagacggttaaaataaaataaagtcagataaaatccgggaaggctctgcgataaaagtcagtattaaaggtgacatatcatgtaaaatcaactttttaatggttctctacctgaaatatgtgtccctgtctacaaaccccccgagaatgaaaaaatccattcttcccctgttttgatttctccacctttctgtaaatgtgtgccgAAACGAGTCATTTcagtcttctgtgtttttgttacgtcacaacaatatccagtctgtcacggagtccgagctcggagcttgttcagcccatagactgtataaaatacaactcaacccctcctccgtttttcattccctgcacacgtgtgtgctaacaaggagcttaggagggaggcatgctagttgtaggctgtcttaataaacacaaaggtcggttatAGCCAcatagcatagccacatagctacatgttcgtagctgtgtaccaagacacacgtcgacatactgacaaataaaacaacaagaaacactaaatctgtgaccaatcgttcagaaaggtcctgctgcctttctggcagaggtcggttttactccccacgtctgcagatttgaagatctagtagatcatttttatttatcatggaaaagtgctagcgctagttatcatagccacatagctacatgttagtagctgtgtaccaagactcacgtcgacatactgacaaataaaacaacaagaaacacaaaatctgtgaccaatcgctcagaaaggtcctgctgcaggcgcctctccgtcaggatcagattcagagggttgaagtaacgcgggtctgtgaacagccgtgtatattcagccaacatgtaaacattagatcaatgtgccggagagccgaggccacatccacttcctgagggggcgtggtcagagacaaaacagagtgttctgaacagggctgacaaagagagtttttcaggcatgccaaaatctgatttcaaagtgttttgttgagcataaactttaaagacatgttttggggacctcttagaccaatatatattgatgaaaaagagcataatatgtcacctttaagaagggatttaaaagaaaagacaaaaatctgCATTCTCTGTCGCGGACATGGGCTAGTGTCCCAAAGCGAATAATTTAACCACCGTCTCTGTAATCTCTTTGGCCACTTCGCTCTCTGGAGGATGTTTATCCTTCCTTTTAAATCCAGAATTTGTTGCTTTGATGGCAGCAGTTTTTTCCTCAGGTGCTTTGGTGAACACGCTGTTTCCTGTTGCATGTTTAATTAATAGATGCTGTATCAAATTAGTAGTGTAACCGAGAGCTCTGGGTTCACCTTACTGTACATacctaataataaaataataaacaggaCATCAATGTTGAACTCCAGCCACGGCTTAAACTTAATTGTATGAACTAGGGATTTACATTTGAAGTAGTTTCGGTGATCGAGCTTtggaaatggtaaatggtaaatggacttgtacttatatagagcttttctagtctttctgaccactcaaagcgctttcacattcacccattcacctattcactcactgatggcagaggctgctatgtagtgagggaccatccatgttagctaatctcattcgtacacattcacacacctctgaacaccagtgggagcaattcggggttcagtgtcttgctcaatgacacttcggcatgtgactgccggagctgggatcaaaccgccaaccttccaaatGATAGACcgccgactctacccactgagccagaGCCGCCccgaaatgttaacaatcaagaAAGTGGTCAGGTGccgagtcataatcagtccggcggtaGTAATAAGAAGAGCTCGTGGAGCCCtatcactcagccgcagcccccctGAGTGTCTccactgtgtgcaacaccttcagtcagctgattcacatcgaaacatgctttaaacttcaaacacctccctaaAAGCTGAACAaagtatgagaccacatgatgtttgttccaggtGATATAAAATTGAAACAGAAAAATtagtttgagtaagttcttgcAATCAATTAATCGACAGTTGATTAATTGTGCACATCCCTAGTATGAACATACGCGCGCATCTAGCCAGATTACAGCAACTACAACTGCTTTATGGCAGCCTACGGTAACTCTGCAGGGACACATGGATGAGATAAGCATATACCAAACACAAGACCGTGTGTTACAGTAGTATAGCTCTACAGCTACCTCCTTGTGAAATGATTGTATTGCATGTAATGCAGGTGGCTGTAGGAGTGTTTTCACTTTCTAGTTAAAAATACTtccacactgctgacatttaGCCCCGGGGTTGCTAAGTTAGTTGCTCATTTGCATTCTGCTGCAAATTGTGCTCAGTGTACAACAGCTGACGTCAGTGATTGGATTGAGGTGATCGGCTCAGATTCTTGATCCCTGATCAGTTAAAAAACACCATGATTGGCTCCTAACAGAGCTTCATATACtgatttattaaaatgtatttcaatgTTAACAATTTGACAGCAGAATAATAACACAATTCTAACACAACCACAACAGATTGAAGTCTATTTATATGAGAGAAGCATCAAGAgcatctctctgtctcatttTGAAGCTTGTACTCTCTCTAGCTTTTGTAACACATCAGGGAACATGACGTGAATGCTGAGGCAGAATAATCATGTTCTTGCCGGTGCAGAGGAACTGCTCGCCGGTTGCTCTTAATCTTCTCTGTTGTCAGAGCATGTGCAGCCAAAGGAGTGGCTGAACCAGTTCTTTGCGGCCGATGACTTGACTCTCCCATGAGCCAGCAAGCTTCTCACACTCTACAGACACATATATTAATCATGTATAAAGAAATTACATATCCGGTaaagttttaacttttaaaggcTGAAACGGAAACTGTCGTCTATGAATTctgtttgctctgcagcagaggaatGACGCTGCTTGAGACAGGAAGGAATTGAGACAACAATTGGGATTTCCTCTACGTCCTGTGGATCAGTGGAGCTGCTCACAGAGAACTGTTGCATCTTAAAGCACGAAACAATGATCTGGCTTTAACTTTGACACAAATCTGAGAGAGTTCTGCCGTACATTGCAAAGAGCCTTAGGGCTACAGAGGTAAATTGTTAACCACTGGGGGCTGATCCTGCGTACagttagaaaaacaacagattGGTTTGACAGATTGAACAGGTTTCTGCTGGAGCTGCTGTTTTCTGAGACTCGACTTGTTCAGTCCTTTATTAACTTTCCTCACATCTTGGGCACCTTCCTCCTCCAGACTCACTCCTCAGGGTCTGAATCTTCCAGCCCATCGCTCTGTCAGCATGCTGGGTTTAACAGAGGCTTATTGATATCCCACAATACTGAACTATATATGATCCATTTGTCTTCATGTCGGAGCCAGATATTGAATTAACACACAAGACAACTTTGCTGTTTATACCCTGAGGCGCTGTAATTGAGGAGCTGTGATTGTGATGTCAAAGTGATCAGGGTTTTTTAGCCGTGAACTGACATGAACTGTAAAAGAGAAGCAGACGTAAACATGTGTTTGGAGGGGGGCGGAGCTTAAACGGAGTCAAATCTAGTGTGTCAGAATTAATGTGGGACGCTTCTGAAGCCCCGAGATCACCGTAGCCAATGCACTAAAGGAAAGTAATCGAAACTGTGTGATGAGATGTCGCTTAGCTTCAGTTTGAAGAGAGTTAAGAAAGCTCCGACTCTTCTTCTAACACGCTGATTTCTCCACCGTGGTTCTGTCCAACACAAATCTCAACCGCAACATGTGTATCCCTTCAAAACTCTTGTGTAAATCACTTTAAAAAGCAGTGGTATGTTAGATAGAGGCCGACTTCTTCTGGTGACACTTCCCTTTTTTGTTTCACATTGAATTTCTGTCTAACTTTCCTCCTATGAGTAATGCGGCTTAAGAATGTGTGGACAGGATGCTCGGAGCTTACATCCACCAAAGACTCTGAACACGTCAGCATGTTTTAGATCCCACTGAAGTTGTGGTCAGCTGCATGCCTGGTCAAAGATTACACagctttaaagtgtgtgtgctttgtaaGTGAGTGTGTGGTTTCCTCCGTCATGTGACAGTCGGCTGAGTGTGCGGTTGTGCCGGCTCGTTATGCACAGTTTGTTCTTACTGTACACCTGAGAGTTTCCTTCTACATGTTGACTTTCAGATCAGATACTCTGGGGGTTCTCCCCTGTTGAGTGTTGTCAATATAATACTATGAGTGATTTCCTTTACATAGTTATATATTTGTATCTTTTATAATTCCTTTAAGTTCCTAACTCTCCTCCCTTCATCGTTTCTttgaaaataatcttaaaatccaGCAGCACAGATAACCCCTCTTTGATTTTCCAGAAACCTTCCCTCAGTCTTACAAGCTTTATTTCCTCTCCAGCTGCCTTCCTCACACAGACGGTATGTTTGGATGACACAACAGTCAAGTTTGAGATCTGGGACACTGCGGGACAGGAACGGTATCACAGCTTGGCACCCATGTACTACAGGGGGGCCCAGGCAGCCATCGTGGTCTACGACATCACTAACACAGTAAGTCACCTGGTCCGATCAGAACAGTCAGAAGTCTTGTGTCCTTTCACTGATCCGTGTCTTTCAGCTCAGTTGATGATTGTTGAATTGAAGAGACAGATCTTTGCTCTTTTGACTCGTAAAGTCACGTAACGCGTAAGACTGACGACATggatttaaagtttaaaagcaCTCTGCTCAtgattgtgtgtgattgtgcgCTTTTCAAAGGATACATTCACACGTGCAAAGAACTGGGTGAAAGAGCTCCAGCGACAAGCCAGCCCAAACATCGTCATTGCACTGGCAGGAAACAAAGCAGACTTGTCCAACAAGAGAGCCGTAGACTTCCAGGTAAAGAGCAACACTTCCCGTCTGAGCCTGAAGTTTACCCTGATACTCTTCACTAAGGGTCTAACATCACTCATGaatgtatttctgtgtttaGGAAGCACAAGCATATGCAGATGACAACAGTTTGCTCTTCATGGAGACTTCAGCCAAGACTGCTATGAATGTCAATGAGATTTTTATGGCTATAGGTAAGTGCTCATCAGAGGTAACAAGGTGTTTGCAGTAAGTCTTGAGATGGGTGTGCTGTAAAGGCCAAATTTAAAGAGTtttattcatgcattcattctGTTCATGAGCATCTGGAGGGGgtgaaacatcacacacacacggcttAGAGTGAACTTTGTAATAGTCAAGGTGTTGACACCGCATTTGATGTGTATCATCTGTAGATTCAGTGAAGTTATTACCCAGACCCTCATCCATGCTTTCATaacctcccggctggattactgcaatggagtcctgtagaactcagctgccagggttctcacgcacactAAGCCCTGgtagcacatcacccccactctcattcacttccactggctccctgttaagTACCGCATctcctataaactcctcctcctcacttacaaatccctgcatgcccttgccccccaaaacctggctgacctcctccaccaacacactccatccctgaacctacggtcttcggacctgggtctcctttCCAtaccccggactaagctgcggacTTTTGGaggcagagccttcagtgtggcagcccctactatgtggaactctctccttcCTGACATCCCCAGTGCCCCAACCCTGTACAGTTTTAAGAAatcagtcaaaacgcaccttttcctcaaggcctttccctgTTAGATAGTGTTATCCCCACCTAcacccccagaccccctacctgaccctgtgaagtgaccttgggtttcttgaaaggcgctatataaataccagttattattactattattaatgtTCTATTTGATCACCTACTTTGTTAGTTTAAGTCCAAATCTGCAGACGACTCTCTGATTTCTACTTGAGAGGACTCAGCtgagcacatacacacaaactctgACTGAGCAGCacctttctctttctcatccTCAAATTTTGGAGGCTCAAACAGTTTATAGAAACACTCTCCCGAGCAAAGATCACAAACATTCAGAGGTTGTATTCaaataactttttttcactAAGGAACTTCTTGTGTGTAAAAGCGATGGTGCAAAGACAGCACAAAGCTGAGCTGAGTCAGGTTAAATAGACTGAATGTGTGAATTTTCAGTTTGTAGTGTTTGTAGGATTTTGGCCTGTCGATTAAAATAATAAGCACATCTGATGTGACATGGGActcttaaaaactgtttttgcagattcatttattttacgAACAAAACTCTGATAGTAAAAGTTCAAAATAAGCCTTACTGCCTTATTTAAGTCCAGCAGACATGAATTCATTGTACCTTTTCCTTCCTCACAGCCAAGAAGCTTCCTAAGAACGAGCCTCAGGGTGGAGCAGGCACCAGTGGACGAGCCCGTGTTGGTGTGGACCTGCAGGAAGCTGCACCACAGGGCAGGAGTGGTCAGTGCTGTGGGGGCGggaactaactaactaactaacacaTCATCGAGTCAGCTGATCCAACCAATCTACAGCTTCGATCAACCAGACCAGATATTAGCCAGCTGTCAAACAACGTCCCATCGGTCAAACCAAACCATGGCAGGACCAACAATCCGACAAGCACCAATAGACTGTTTGGCAATCGAGTCCTCTGGCCAGAGAACCGCCAGAGCCCCACTGACGGTTCAAGATTATGAACCAACAGACCAAGAAATCACAGAATCATGTTTTAACCCCAGGAAACGCCAATCCATGACCTCTTTAATGATGATGGACACTTGACATCACCttaggggagaaaaaaaaaagtcccattcatggaagaagaaaaaagtataTAATTCATTATAAATGGCACTTGATATGGCCATCCTTTCATATTTTGTTTCTGTGCTtgtataaaggaaaaaaaataacatgacaaGGAATTAAAACGGGCTGATTGGTCCTGttctgtctcttctcctccctgCTTCCCTCATGCACCTGAAATTACAAAATAGTCTCCATCATGGTCTCCTGACTTCAAAGTTCAGTCCAGGTGCATGCAGCAGTCCTTCACTTTTCTGTCTGGTTCCTGGTCAGCGTCCTGGGAGACGAGAGGAGAGAAGGTTCCTAACAGCAGAGCGGGGGTTGGCAGATATTTGCTTATCTATAGAGCTGTGTAGATTGAATTATTacattgttattgttatcactattattattacttcaacttcttttGACACCGGCTGTTCAGTATGATTTCAAAGCCTCAACTCTAAGGTTTTACAATCATCCATCTATGTTATCAAACCATATACAGTAAATAGTACTTTATTAACATCGTCACCCATGGGTAATTTTAGCATTAATATAATGTTTTCAAATCATCATTGTACaatgacaaaatacaaaaagcaaGATTTGTTTCCTTGACCAAAATCACGACTGTGTAT is part of the Notolabrus celidotus isolate fNotCel1 chromosome 20, fNotCel1.pri, whole genome shotgun sequence genome and harbors:
- the rab5c gene encoding ras-related protein Rab-5C, translating into MAGRGGPARTNGTAASNKICQFKLVLLGESAVGKSSLVLRFVKGQFHEYQESTIGAAFLTQTVCLDDTTVKFEIWDTAGQERYHSLAPMYYRGAQAAIVVYDITNTDTFTRAKNWVKELQRQASPNIVIALAGNKADLSNKRAVDFQEAQAYADDNSLLFMETSAKTAMNVNEIFMAIAKKLPKNEPQGGAGTSGRARVGVDLQEAAPQGRSGQCCGGGN